CTGCCGGTGAAAAACGCGGACGAGGTTGAGACGATCCGTACCCGCTGGTTCACCTCGCCGCTACCCTTTGCCACCGACGGGGTTGTGATCCGCGCGGCGAAAGAGCCGGAGGGCAGGCGCTGGCGACCCGGCGAAGGTGAGTGGGTTGTGGCCTGGAAATACCCGCCCGTAGCGGAGGTTGCCGAGGTAACCAATATCCGCTTTGCTACCGGACGCAGCGGCAAGATCGCCGTGGTGGCGGAGCTTGAGCCGGTACAGCTGGATGACAAAACGGTGCGTCGGGTAAACCTTGGCTCTGTCCGCCGCTGGCAAGAGCTAGATATCGCGCCGGGCGATCAGGTCCAGGTCAGCCTGGCGGGACAGGGTATCCCGCGCATCGACCGGGTGATATGGCGTAGCCTGGCGCGTGACAAACCCGAGCCGCCGCCCGCGTATTTCAATTCGCTTACCTGCTTTTATGCTGCACCCGATTGTCAGGCACAATTTTTCGCCCGGCTGGTATGGCTTAGCTCAAAGCCGGTGCTGGATATTACAGGCCTGGGCGAGGCGGGTTGGCGGCTCCTGCATCAGGCGCATCGCTTTGAGCATATCTTCTCCTGGCTGGCTCTGACCCGACAGCAGCTAGAGAACACGCCGGGATTGAGTGCAGCCAGAGGGCGACAGATCTGGCATCAGTTCAACCTGGCCCGTGAGCGACCATTTATCCGCTGGGTGATGGCGCTGGGTCTGCCGCTCACTCAGGCCGCGCTGAGGCTGATAGGCGACAGTAGCTGGTCGCAGTTTATGGGGCGTAATGAGCTTAGCTGGCAGCAGCTGCCGGGCGTTGGTGCGGAGAAGGCGCGGCAGCTGGTTACCTTCGTGCATCATCCGATAGTGCAGAGCCTCAGCGCATGGCTGGCGAAGCAGGGGATAAGGGGTTTTTAAAACAAAAACTAGCTGATGCAGGTGATGACCGCGTCGTTGAGAAACATATAGCTGCCGCTAAAGGTGGTTCCACATTTTAGCTTTGGCGTTAAGGTCTCGGTGAGGGTCAGAGTAAAGCGCTGCTCTGCTTCATCGACATGGGTGACCTTTGCCGCCTGAAAATCAAAGTAGCGCCTCACTTCAGGCCACTGGGATTTATACAGGCTCTCCTTAGCTGAAAAGAGCGTTAGCAGCGCCTGCGGATAGGGCAGGGATAACGAGGACAATAGCTGCTGTTCGTCTGACGAGGCGAACATGTCTGCCGTCTCCAGCATCACCTCGGGCTGCCACTGCTCAATGTCGATACCCGGCATAAGTCCCGCTGATTCAGGGGCGATAACAACCAGGGCGTATTTGTCGCTGTGGGAAATACTGCCTCGCCAGCCAGCTGGCCACTGAGGAACGCGCTCATGGGTACCAATGACCGTTGAGGCGGCCTGCGCCTGCTCGAGCAGCACCTGCCCGCAGTAGCGGCTCGCCAGATACTCAGCCCTGCGCTTCGCCACCGCATTAGTTAGTGCATCTGGGAACGGCTGCGAGAAACGCTGAAACAGCGCGTCGCTGTAGTGCGCCCGGTCATACTCCACAAGGCAGTAGGCCAGAGCAGGCAAATGACGGATGTAGCCGGACTCCGCACGTAAGATAAAGGGCGGGGCGTCAAAGGTATGGGTGGGGCAGAGTAGGGTAGTTGTCATGGGTTGTGGTTTTTATCTGATATTTCTCTACGCATCATGAATGGGTTTGCCAGACCAAACGGGTAGTTTTGCATACTGGCTGGTGGCTAGTCCAAGTTCATTTATGCTGGGTGTCAGCCTCGGTTTTTAGGAGTAATATTGCTTGCAGACTAAAATTCTTATTAGGAGAAGAGGGATTGCGAAATTATATAGCCAGCAATACGCTATGTGCCAGTGATAAAAAACAGGAACAGGATAGGGTATTTAAAATGAAATTAAACTCATGTGCCGTTATCTTTCTTGCCTTTCTTCTGCCTACCAAAGTATGGGCTGAACTTAGTCAGGGTTCGGAAAGTGATATGTGCTATCAGCAAAATAACGATGATTACCATAGAGCTCATAAATGTTTAACACAAAAGAAAAATCAGATTTTCACTCAGTATAAAATGATTGTAGGTGATGTTAATACCAGGATTCTAAAAAACTATGATGGACCTGTTTTTAAAAGCGAAGATCCAGATTTAACGGTCGGTACTGTTTATAGTAAGTATTTTCTTGAGTCACAAAAAGACTGGGAGAAATATAGAGAAAAAATTTGCCTAGGCGTGGCCTCTGAAATTGGAGAAGATACATATGATTATCAACCAGCTATTGACCAATGTGAGATAAACCTGACAAAGCGCCATATTGATGAAATAAAAATGATGGGCGTTCTGTCTGTCCAATAAGCTAGTGCAACTAGGTAATAAACGCCCCCTCTAGGGGTATAGATTTTTCTGCATATCTATCAATGCAGTTGTAGTTTTTAATAAAATTAAAGTTCTTTGTTTTTACTACTATCTAGCCAGATTCTTCCCGTGCTATCTTACCATTATCTTTTAAGTAATACTTTTCATTGTTAGCGATGAAATACATACCACTATTGTCGCTATAGCTAACATAAAATACTATGTTTTATCTATACAGTTTTTCGGAGGAGGCATGTCATTGAAGCAAAGTCTATCGTATTTTCCCTCTTTTTTATAACCGCCGCCGTAGCCCCAGAAAATAACGGTAAAATTTCCATAAGAAGATGGCTTTGGAATGTCATATTTACTCTTGAGCATGTCTTTGTTTTTCAACCACCAATTTATTTGGCCTTTGTCCGTGATTGGAAAGTTTTTCACTATAATATAGGTATGATTATCATTCTGATGAACTGCTATAAGTTCTACTGGGCGTAGCCATATCCAAATTACGTAAGCGGAAAGAATACAGCCTATAATTAATAGC
Above is a genomic segment from Enterobacter sp. C2 containing:
- a CDS encoding DUF943 family protein gives rise to the protein MLLIIGCILSAYVIWIWLRPVELIAVHQNDNHTYIIVKNFPITDKGQINWWLKNKDMLKSKYDIPKPSSYGNFTVIFWGYGGGYKKEGKYDRLCFNDMPPPKNCIDKT
- a CDS encoding lysozyme inhibitor LprI family protein; this translates as MKLNSCAVIFLAFLLPTKVWAELSQGSESDMCYQQNNDDYHRAHKCLTQKKNQIFTQYKMIVGDVNTRILKNYDGPVFKSEDPDLTVGTVYSKYFLESQKDWEKYREKICLGVASEIGEDTYDYQPAIDQCEINLTKRHIDEIKMMGVLSVQ
- the ligB gene encoding NAD-dependent DNA ligase LigB — its product is MWKRRGLALGLTLWSCYSTAACPSWSPFRAQLEIARLQRQVTQWNLAYWQEGSSGVSDAVYDRLSDRLAQWQRCFISQPLPDVSAPPVGGTVPHPVMHTGVRKLADKYALKRWMGDRRDLWVQPKVDGVAVTLVYRNGRLAEAISRGDGRRGESWTEKVRLIPSLPQQLAGPLANSVLQGEIYLARDGHIQQRMGGVNARAKVAGALMQRESSPLLNELALFIWAWPDGPAAMEQRLKLLSEAGFNTSARFSLPVKNADEVETIRTRWFTSPLPFATDGVVIRAAKEPEGRRWRPGEGEWVVAWKYPPVAEVAEVTNIRFATGRSGKIAVVAELEPVQLDDKTVRRVNLGSVRRWQELDIAPGDQVQVSLAGQGIPRIDRVIWRSLARDKPEPPPAYFNSLTCFYAAPDCQAQFFARLVWLSSKPVLDITGLGEAGWRLLHQAHRFEHIFSWLALTRQQLENTPGLSAARGRQIWHQFNLARERPFIRWVMALGLPLTQAALRLIGDSSWSQFMGRNELSWQQLPGVGAEKARQLVTFVHHPIVQSLSAWLAKQGIRGF
- a CDS encoding 4'-phosphopantetheinyl transferase superfamily protein: MTTTLLCPTHTFDAPPFILRAESGYIRHLPALAYCLVEYDRAHYSDALFQRFSQPFPDALTNAVAKRRAEYLASRYCGQVLLEQAQAASTVIGTHERVPQWPAGWRGSISHSDKYALVVIAPESAGLMPGIDIEQWQPEVMLETADMFASSDEQQLLSSLSLPYPQALLTLFSAKESLYKSQWPEVRRYFDFQAAKVTHVDEAEQRFTLTLTETLTPKLKCGTTFSGSYMFLNDAVITCIS